A genomic region of Fodinisporobacter ferrooxydans contains the following coding sequences:
- a CDS encoding ABC transporter substrate-binding protein, which translates to MKKLMKTLAVFSAVGSLLVTGCGGSGASSNANGGNGKEVTLTFLHWRGEDVPTFKKIISEFHKKYPNINVQMQVLPSNQYIAQAQANLTGNHGADIFTSFPGSEFSAINKAGLYEDLSSQPFLSNFNSDLIKSGQKDGKQFAIPYQVVFNMPVYNKDLFKKLNIEPPTDWNGFLKACQTLKDHGYTPIVFAGKVSAGQFYNDIVMNNVTDPNVFTGLLTGKSKLTDPDFLKSFEQMGELAQKGYFQTGALGTSQDAATAIFAEGKAGMLALGSYQITPVNKDNNNGFKMGLLAPITTASATDAKYQGVDTTTFMLGVNAKSPHKKEAEEFLQFLSQPDIAAQYANETSQMVTVKDVKYTVPALQEMEPLLKKPLRFQPMYTLTNQQVVDDVTNVVEDVISGKDPKVAAKKGQDAINQALSLK; encoded by the coding sequence ATGAAAAAATTAATGAAAACGCTTGCTGTTTTTTCTGCGGTTGGTAGTTTATTAGTAACGGGATGCGGAGGTAGTGGAGCTTCCTCAAATGCCAATGGGGGAAATGGGAAAGAAGTAACGTTAACATTTTTACATTGGCGGGGGGAAGATGTTCCAACCTTCAAAAAAATTATCAGTGAATTTCATAAAAAATATCCAAACATCAATGTTCAAATGCAAGTACTTCCGTCCAATCAATATATCGCGCAAGCTCAGGCGAATTTAACTGGAAATCACGGAGCTGATATATTTACTTCATTTCCCGGATCTGAGTTTTCGGCGATCAATAAAGCCGGTTTGTATGAAGATTTGAGCAGTCAACCGTTCCTTTCCAATTTTAATTCCGATCTTATTAAATCAGGACAAAAAGATGGCAAACAGTTTGCGATCCCGTACCAGGTTGTATTCAATATGCCTGTTTACAATAAGGATCTATTCAAAAAGTTAAATATTGAACCGCCAACAGATTGGAACGGATTCCTGAAGGCTTGTCAAACATTGAAAGATCATGGATATACTCCGATTGTGTTTGCCGGAAAAGTAAGTGCAGGCCAGTTTTATAATGATATCGTCATGAACAATGTCACAGATCCAAATGTCTTTACAGGACTGTTAACGGGGAAATCCAAACTTACAGATCCCGATTTTTTAAAGAGTTTTGAACAAATGGGGGAATTGGCGCAAAAAGGGTATTTTCAAACGGGAGCTTTGGGTACATCTCAAGATGCTGCAACGGCAATTTTTGCCGAAGGTAAAGCGGGGATGCTTGCACTTGGATCCTATCAAATCACCCCGGTCAATAAAGACAACAACAATGGGTTCAAAATGGGATTGTTGGCGCCGATTACGACCGCTTCTGCAACGGACGCGAAATATCAAGGTGTTGATACTACAACATTCATGTTGGGTGTAAACGCAAAATCACCGCATAAGAAGGAAGCGGAAGAATTTTTGCAATTTTTATCACAACCGGATATTGCGGCGCAATATGCGAATGAAACGTCGCAAATGGTGACTGTAAAAGATGTGAAATATACGGTTCCCGCATTACAGGAGATGGAGCCGCTGCTGAAAAAGCCGTTGCGATTCCAACCTATGTATACTCTCACCAATCAGCAAGTTGTAGATGATGTTACAAATGTAGTGGAAGATGTAATTTCCGGTAAGGATCCGAAAGTAGCTGCGAAAAAAGGCCAAGACGCGATTAATCAGGCACTTAGCCTCAAATAA